TAgggttaaatgtttttaaatatatacaagataattaattgtatcatttaacaagtctcaaattataaattatcaatcgacatgcataaagtgatcaTGATCtacctattataatattcaatatattaaatttattcgaatatatattttacaaatatataagaacatatatatttaccataaaaataatcaaaacaaatctaaattaaacccTAACATGACCGATAAttgaaaccctaaatctcaaaccctaaacctctaaccctaaattaaccttaaatcccaaacctTAAATCTATACCCGTAGTACTCCTTAAAATACCGTCCATAAAAAATttcctttgatttattttgtataaattaattgttaaaatatatatttttgtataaattggtgtttaattttatattaattcctTTGATTTATTTAGTCGAACTTAATACTACCAAAATTTATTACTCTTATAAaagttaattctattttaatttattctttacaatacaacaatttaagttttattatattttattttattcataatttaatatattttctctcgtaaagtagtttaaatcaactgtaattgaaaattagtaataaatagttagtgttatatatatacgacttctctttaataaaaacttttatattaatcaatattatttgttaattataatttaaatgtaaaattgtaccactattataataaatagaacaaaatattaattacttcaacttataagatttttgttactattagcggcgcttttgcaaaaacgccgctaaaggtaaatgcattagcggcgcttagctACAAACGCCGATGAAGACAAGAGAATTAGTGGCGCTCagttaaaaacgccgctaaagatccgACAATTACCGCGCtacataaaaacgccgctaaaggcggagaattagcggcgctagGATAACAACGCCGCTAAATACCCGAGCAATAGCGGCGCTTatagaaaaacgccgctaaagatccgAGCATTAGCGTCGCTtagataaaaacgccgctaaaggtttaaaaaatctcaaaaacgacgtcgttggtcttaggttttttgtggcgctttatataaaacgccgctaattcctatttttagcggcgcttccggAAAATCGCCACTGATGctctacctttagcggcgctttggctaaatcgccgctaatgctcgattttttgtGGCGCGTTTGTtccaaacgccgcaaaaagtgccgctaaaagcctattctGGTGTAGTGAATGAAGGAAGTCTTGAATGGAACCACATAAATCCTTGTTGCCTGTAAATGTCTCTGGTGCAAAATGCAAACAACCCATCTGGAATTGGATCCCTCAGggaattaaatgataaattgagGTTTCTCACATTTACTAGAAATTCGGGAATCATGCCTGTTAGATTATTCCAACTGagatttaaaatgtttaatttaaactCTGAAATTGGGATGGTATCACACTGAAATAGAGACTGAAAACAATAATGACAATGCGGCTAAAGGTATGTTATTACAAACCTAGTATGATTGGTATTTGAGCATACTCCaataaatattcaagaaaatatGATATTCATATCCTCTTAAAAATACAACACCAGATCaactactatttttttatttttaactttcacATCTCATAATTCTTAAGCTCGACAAGAGAAATTTCATGAAGAGGCATTGAAATTGGAGACTTAATGCGTAGGAATTCTTGAGACACTAATTTCATTGTTGGTCGAAAATTGGGTTTGGCACGTAAGCATGTGAAAGCAATCACAGCAACAAAAGTGATGTCTCCTATTTTTTGACTTTTGGGGTGATAATCGAGGGTCCAAATTTCATTTAGTATGACATTTTGGACACTAGATGGCGATGACAATGATGATAGTGTTGACAACAATTCACTAGGATGTTTTCCCATCAATATTTCCAATGCCAATACTCCAAAGCTATATACGCCGCATTTTTCAGTCACAACTAATGAATAAGCAAATTCtgtaatttaaacaaaaagttaaaaataaattttaatttatattgtaTATTCAATGTGCATCTATAGTTGCATTTGAATTTTCTAATCTcaagttaaaacaaaaattttatttatattttatctttgttaattttgcttttTCCCATTTGTTCCCCTAATATTATTCTGTTAAAAACTTGATCTCATTTCGGAAACTTGTATCATAAGCCGGTTGCTCAGCTTCCAATCGTTGGAGTTTTTTGTTGCATAAACACTGCCATAACCCGTAATTCCAATGCAATATTTGATATCAAAATCCTCTGTGGCTTTGATGATGTCTTCAAACGCAATCTTTCCATCAAAGTTCCGAGTAGAGAATAAATCTCCATTTTCAGTTGGACTTGGATCTTATTTcaaagctttaattctatatcgtCGAAATAGGGTGAACATCACAAACGCAAAAGTAgagacaaaaaataacaaagttgGAACCAGAATAACAACAGATAGATTGTGCTTCACTAATTTGCTATTTCTTTCCTTGTTTACAGTTGGAGATGAAGGACAAGGACGAAAGCCTTGAATGGAACCACATAAATCCTTGTTGCCTGCAAATGTATCGCGTGTAAAATGCAATAATCCATATGGAATGTGACCCCTCAGTGAATTAATGACAAATTGAGGTTCCACACCGAAAACGGAATTTCGGGAATCATGCCCGTTAGATTATTCCAACAGAGatctaagatgcttaaatgagttaaattccCAAATTGGGAAGGTATCACTCCTTGGAGAAGGTTATGGCTAAGATCAATGTTTTGGGAATTGAGTTGAGAAGGTATATCTCCACTAATGATGTTATGGCTTAGATCAAGCTGGTTTAGAGACAAGCCACCAATTTGCAGGGGAATCTTTCCACTCAAGTTATTGTTTGCCAAAATTAAGTCTgttaaatttgacaaattacCAATCTGAGTTGGAATGGGTCCACTCAATTTGTTGTCTGAGAGATCTAAGTATATCAGGGTATTCAAACTCCCAATGGGGTATGGGACCTTCCAAAAGATTCGAAGCCATGTgcagaaaaattaaattgggtAAATGAAGTAAAGATGATGGGATGGAATTGGGAACGTGATTGGAATAAAGAGTTAACACCATTAGATTCGTCATATTTCCAATTTCATAAGGGATGGAACCATGTAAAAGATTTGTGTCAAGGTACAGCCCCTGCAAATTGGTCAAATAACATAGAGATGAAGGGATTGAGCCAGTGATTTCGGTATTAGAAATCCCCAACTCAGcgagattttttaatttttccaatatCTGATGGAATGAAACCTTCAAAAAGATTTGAGTCAAGCCGCAAACTACTAAAGCTGGATAAAAGACCTAGAAATGAAGGGATTTGACCACTCAAGTTATTGTAACTAAGATCTATGTAAGACAACTTCCCAAGATTTCTAATTTCTAATGGCATggaaccatttattttattttgataaagaGAGAACGATTCCAGTCTGGATAACTTACCCAAATTTTGTGGGATTGGACCAACAAGCATATTAGAAGATAGATCCAATGTAACCAAATTTGTCAGTCTCCCAATTTCTTGTGGAATGGATCCGTTAAGTTGGTTGTCATCAAGAACCAACGATGCAagattggttaacttgttgacAGAAGATGGGATTGGACCAACAAGCATGTTGCTTGAGAGATGGAGATTAACCAAACTCTTCAGCTTTCCAATATTTGGTGGAATGGAACCGTAGAGCTGGCAGTTTCCGAAATGGAGAGTCATTAGCTTTTTCAGGTTCCGTATTTGGAGAGGGATGATGCTCTGCAATGAATTAGAGGTCATAATCAAGTGGGTGAGATTGGTCAAAAGACCAATAGCTAGGCATATGAACAATGAGGTTCCTCGTCAAATTTACCGAAACAAGATTCTCCATCTTCTCGATTTCCAAGGGAATGGAATGAATTTCATTATAAGAAACATCAAGCACTGCCAATTGAGTAAGGTTTCCAAGTGAAGAAGGTAGCTCACCTCTAAGATTATTTGAGGACAGGTTGAGGCACTTGAGTTTCGAAAGTGCACCTATTTGAGGCGTTATACTCCCATTTAGACGATGGCCACTAAGATCAATCTCGATGACACTTCCAGTTGCACTGCATCTGACACCAGGCCACATACAATGTTCGACATCACTCTTGCTATAGTTACTCCACCACCCTGTTTCCCTAATGCTTTTGCCTCTGCTACAAGAGATTCTAAATCATCGTTTGTTGCTCTCCTAATTCCACTCCTCATTACAATTGTGGAAAGCAAAAAGAGCGTAGAGATACTAGTGTGAAAGTAGGATTTCATAGCTATTAATTAGGTAATGATTGATGCTTCACTCCCAATTCTCaaactgtattttatttaaatacatataaaaactaatttaattttattagatatTATATTTAAGTCTTTAGTCATTGTCTCACACAAATTGATTAGTATTATGCTATTGAATTGTCTTCGTCTTTTAGGTGTAAACTGGAAGTTGTAGCGGATGTTCTGTGTTGCTTCGTAAAAGTTTCTAAGGAGAAAAAGCGATGCTCTTTTATCAAGTCCTTCCTAAATCTCTCTTTCTGTCTTACCTTCGTTTCTTGTTTTGGAGAaggtaattaatttaaattaagttgtgTCTTCAAGATTGATCAACTGGGCAAAGTAAATTCTTGTGagatatatctattttttttccttctaaattttatcacttataagaatataattttaaattcaattagaGATAATTCATTGAAAGGTATTGCAATTGGAGATTGTGTATAGGAACAATGAtcggtaaattataaaataaaataatttaataaaaaatacacaaGATCCTAATAAAGATGGATCATTGTTTAGAAGGATCAAtcctttaaaaatgaaaatattcctgtttaattatttatattactaATAGGTAAAATGGCGAGATAATCTTAGTAGAAATTCTACCATTAATAAATGAAGTGATTTGAAATCAGCCATTTTTGCATAAAAGTAGCTACCTTTTTTGTTCTTAGGGACAAAAACACATCATTATCATGTAGGAAGAAACAAGGGAGTGGATATACATGTACGTGGAAAAGTCGAGTGTATTTGTCTTCCAATTTTTTTCCATGGAATGTTAACTCAGAACGCCCCCTCTTAGAAATGgattgattatttttagttatttatatattgttccttttattctttttattatcaaTGGTAAAAGTGTAGAAATAATCTTAGTAAAAATTCTACCATTATTAATGAAGTGATTGGAAAGGAACCATACTTAAGAAATGTTGTTTGAATTGGAACGGATCAATTGGTTAGATTGTATTGATCTggttaaaaggttaaaataattGACTCATAAATCGGtacaaattaattcaattgagcTAAAAAGAACTCGATTGAACGGATTAAACTGtgtttttttatgaactttttaatgatttatataattaaactaGAAGAAtggatgaaataaaaattaatgaccTCGTCGATTTGACCAATTAtttgattatgaaaatattgCGCTTTTTCCTTCTAAAACAACGTCACTATCATGCAACGTGTAACAGGGGTTTGGATATATGTGCTTGTAGAAAAGTGTAGTGAAGCCAACTCAAGATTTCCAAAGATATAGTAGCTTGACTAACTACTTTCGACCGTCTCTACACTTATTCATACATTTTCTCATATTACTATTGCATTGCGATTAATGTTGGGGCAGATGCAGTTATAGAGAAAAAAGAACATTGataaaaatgtttttgttataaaataaagagagatagagagaataaagaacaaaaaaaatataaaagtaatagAGAATGTCCTTTATTAATCAAAATGGGTAATTACAATACTTCATCAgaatctctatttataggcataagaaatataaaagaagtagagatctaattttaataactattaggatttaaagtacatcaaaactttatcttaatcatgatggacatccacttaataagatattcataacactcccccttggatgtccattggtagataatgtgcctcgttaaaaccttataggaaaaaccctgtgggataaaaacctaatgaggGAAAAAAAAGTACACAATCTATAATACGAATAATAtgttgcctcattaaaaaccttaccaggaaaaccaaatgggacaaaacctcggtTAAGGGAAAAATAGTACCAAATGGGACAAAATCtcggttaagggaaaaagagtacaatGCGTGTTTACTCCCCCTCATTAAAACatcacatactttctcatattctacgtattcaatcttgaaaactagtttttcaaatgactatttaaatgtatttgctaagcatttatattaccattcttttaaaagtaatgagtgagggaaatttggggaaatatattttgatctctttaggagattcaacaataataataacaaactttaatcatgattcttataaaaaacaaaaataggtattttggatcattttataatcctctttcaactactcaaatttaccacatatgttcaaattatttcaattcatttaaatgaataatttttcgagaatttcaatatgcttctagcattctaaatcctttaaggattttaatataaacattaatataTAGTGATTCATGAAAGGTTGCAACAATAACCATTAGacttaagttaaattttttatgaattgtcaatttaataatatatctaaaggttattgcatccaccacaaaagaatattatatcttttcataatcaatgccaggatttagcaaaaaaaattatatttttattccgcttttgcaaaactacttcaattGCACCCTCActagctttatacctttagatatttggactactggttcaaaaactccacgaatttaattgtactggagttgcgtctttctattttgatcaatttattccatatctatatttctcaatagatttatgcaagatcttccttttatttcattatttcaacaataatattgcatgcaaaatcattgccaaccacttttattattcggttccacattttctcgaattgacataatttatcgagatctcttattttcattattttaatctttagttTTAGGTACCTAAATCTATTCtagagttttacttattagttttgtcttgggtctcttctggagcacccgcctccactatatgaccatcgagaaaaatttttatctttggaaccgatcaatcaattatttataatatgattctatattttttttcaaaatcttttgaaGTCGTCCCACAGATCAAATTCTTTGGCACCTTAAACTTTCACCCTTACAACTTCATCTTCGGGATGTTGAAAGATTCAATCTCAGAATGGATTATGGTTCTTATTCCCGATCTTTGATTTATTGTACAAGCATGGGTAAAGTATGGATTTGGTAAGAAACTTTTATATTTCGACCATatgttcatttttaattaaggtATGTATGtctactattaatttttatttgacataaatttcacattcgatggtattttatttttgcctttctaggttaattttttattatgtaaaagACATAATtgttaatttgatatgtttgctattaatatgatatgttttctctattattatttttggtaaatcattcttttgaagttttttaattaagttatattatcataatatttagatgttttgattatgaaattttgttattaaatatgcttgaaattttaattatggtgGAAAGTGTTATTAACCTATCATTGTTGattaaaaggaaatttgatAGGATCTTTTTAGTCTTATTAACTTGCTAATATTGAATGATTGTATGATATCTCATTAAATTGActttataaatatcttattagagcaacataagattttataatatatatgtgatatTGAAATTTGGAACAATGTGTATCGGATAATTTTCAAGCATCATAcacaaaaattttgattgtttattaaatgatttttacaattagattataaatgttattacgaaaataaaattgttttactacttgtaatagtgctcgtgataatagtcaaggtgatgacgatgatgttaaagatcttccggtatattttactatgttttatttattatatcatgtttattataattagagactaatcatgacaacatgaatagatagattttgatttgaaatctcaCGGAtgtttgcgatggtgattatgaaataaagaatctattGGGATGTTTATAAGTCCGTCCTACTAGATTTGTTGTATTCCCCAAAGTgaatgtaaacataaagaaaataaaagatatactcatggaccactaaaagtgggaacagagtaataaataatagaacaatgagagttctcaatATAACTTTTCAAtgggtaaagataacttatgttgtcaatgtgatatgaaagattattggccacatatgtggcgtatgcccaaatattttgtttctataaatattctttgaggaatgATATGAAAACgtagtaatgaattctatcattatagatagaaaatatttatcttatttggtctgaaacaaacaaatattattccaatatttgatagtacaaagttagttgaaagctccgtaagagctaatatattactatctaaaaagcacaaaatttgtgatggttaatacattacttttaaaagttatttgtaatggatctcatattgagattgtgaatgaggaaaatattatatttcatatgaataaaaaggaattgggttattaatttatatttattttataatctttgtaatattcttttgtcatcatccctaTTAAAGGGTTGgaagcaaaatatttgattgtgaaagaTCTACTCATGACCAATAAtagaatatgataattctatctaaagcttattatggttggatgcacctaaagttacaagtttttttgaaaactgTGAGTATAACTCTACAGTATTCAGAATaaattctcaattaaaattacgtggtaaaatattactgatgagaacttgcaagagagaaaacttatgtatgaaaagtcattggttACGTACCTGTTGTACACCTGGAAAATAAGATACACTCTcaaagtttgctattaatagatttttgggcatttgaagattttagcatattccctgaagtgaatactacatataattatatagaaattatatttatggacttagtggcattatagacttcacattTATTTAGACATTTCCgaagtaaatgtcacaatagaacttatatgtggatacaaattaaaaggaatgataataaaattatcaatttgttacaatttagtacaattgaaacacatgttaaagtaaactaaaagtttactaatacaaatgTGTTTACTACTTGGcatgaccagttagaccatcctggatcatatatgatgcaaaaattaattgtgaattcatatggacatccattaaagaatcttctgattctttaatttaaagaattctcatttgttgattcttttcaataaaaattggttcttagaaactcactagctaaagttgagatttaatgtcttgcatttctaaaatgaatatgggcccattcatcaaccatgtggatgattt
The window above is part of the Gossypium raimondii isolate GPD5lz chromosome 9, ASM2569854v1, whole genome shotgun sequence genome. Proteins encoded here:
- the LOC105797422 gene encoding probable leucine-rich repeat receptor-like protein kinase At1g35710, which translates into the protein MWPGVRCSATGSVIEIDLSGHRLNGSITPQIGALSKLKCLNLSSNNLRGELPSSLGNLTQLAVLDVSYNEIHSIPLEIEKMENLVSSIIPLQIRNLKKLMTLHFGNCQLYGSIPPNIGKLKSLVNLHLSSNMLVGPIPSSVNKLTNLASLVLDDNQLNGSIPQEIGRLTNLVTLDLSSNMLVGPIPQNLGKLSRLESFSLYQNKINGSMPLEIRNLGKLSYIDLSYNNLSGQIPSFLGLLSSFSSLRLDSNLFEGFIPSDIGKIKKSR